One window of the Desulfobaculum xiamenense genome contains the following:
- a CDS encoding STAS domain-containing protein: MYDAQATPQLGMHVVDGVLMVQTPDDFGDETFKEIRRMVLNKVYAMSIRGVLIDVSTIRMIDSIGYGLLADTARTVTLLGAKIFFVGFQPGVVSSLIDLEVDCNDILTAQNSNDALAQLRPAPSAAAEDEWEDTDEEQDVDTPEEDEAHDGDEPELKTPDPFEDTENNDE, translated from the coding sequence ATGTATGACGCACAGGCCACTCCCCAACTGGGGATGCATGTCGTTGACGGCGTGCTCATGGTCCAGACACCGGACGATTTCGGAGACGAAACATTCAAGGAAATCCGCAGAATGGTTCTGAACAAGGTGTACGCCATGTCCATTCGCGGCGTGCTCATTGACGTCTCCACCATCCGGATGATCGATTCCATCGGCTATGGGCTACTGGCGGATACGGCCCGCACCGTAACTCTGCTCGGCGCCAAAATCTTCTTCGTCGGATTTCAACCGGGGGTGGTCTCCTCACTCATCGATCTCGAGGTGGACTGCAATGACATCCTAACCGCCCAGAACAGCAACGATGCCCTGGCGCAACTGCGCCCGGCGCCGTCCGCTGCGGCGGAAGACGAGTGGGAGGATACCGACGAAGAACAGGATGTCGACACCCCGGAAGAAGACGAAGCACACGATGGGGACGAACCGGAGCTGAAAACTCCTGACCCCTTCGAGGATACTGAAAACAATGATGAATGA
- a CDS encoding UTP--glucose-1-phosphate uridylyltransferase, giving the protein MNALRELLETASCDLHARFRPFAEKMEQAGLDPMVLNVFKSLYDRLLCGETGDMPERSVVPVKEGEIRRYGELADYTDLGMTLMNQVAIIKLNGGLGTSMGLERAKSIIPVRDGMTFLDLIRAQVECLRSSYGVNTPLLLMNSFRTHEDTLAAMRGFDNAATGLPLTFMQNRFPKVLADSLEPARWLPDPELEWNPPGHGDIYTSLVTSHLLPQLLAAGIRYAFVSNSDNLGALLDPALLGYIAAEKLPFVMEVARRQDTDRKGGHLARLRDGRLVLREISQCPNEDLEHFQNVARHRYFNTNSIWLDLAAVEEVVLREGMVPLALIRNRKNIDPRNLGSPKVIQVETAMGAAIACFPKASAVEVPRSRFAPVKTTADLLTVMSDCYELRDDFSLAPHPDRAAALPSVRLDSRYYTRIDDFTRRFPQGPPSMVGCSSLCVTGDVTFGDGVVLSGDESIRVHGAASVFR; this is encoded by the coding sequence ATGAATGCCTTGCGCGAGTTGCTCGAAACAGCATCCTGCGACCTGCATGCCCGGTTTCGGCCCTTTGCCGAGAAGATGGAGCAGGCGGGTCTCGATCCGATGGTCCTCAACGTTTTTAAGTCGCTCTACGACCGCCTTCTGTGCGGCGAGACGGGCGATATGCCGGAGCGCTCCGTCGTTCCGGTGAAAGAGGGCGAGATACGGCGCTACGGCGAGCTTGCCGACTACACCGATCTGGGCATGACGCTCATGAATCAGGTGGCCATCATCAAGCTCAACGGCGGACTCGGAACGAGCATGGGGCTTGAGCGCGCCAAATCGATCATTCCGGTGCGGGATGGGATGACCTTCCTCGATCTCATCCGGGCGCAGGTGGAGTGCCTGCGTAGCAGCTACGGCGTGAACACGCCGCTTCTGCTGATGAACAGCTTCCGTACGCATGAGGATACGCTGGCCGCCATGCGCGGGTTCGATAATGCCGCGACCGGGCTACCCCTCACGTTCATGCAAAACCGCTTCCCCAAGGTGCTCGCCGATTCGCTGGAACCCGCCCGGTGGCTGCCCGACCCCGAGCTGGAGTGGAATCCGCCCGGACATGGCGACATCTACACCTCGCTGGTTACCTCGCATCTTTTGCCGCAATTGCTGGCGGCAGGAATCCGCTACGCCTTCGTGTCCAATTCGGACAACCTCGGCGCGCTGCTCGACCCGGCGCTTCTGGGCTATATCGCCGCCGAAAAGCTGCCCTTCGTGATGGAGGTTGCCCGGCGGCAGGATACGGATCGCAAGGGCGGGCATCTGGCGCGGCTTCGGGACGGACGGCTCGTCCTGCGCGAAATTTCGCAGTGCCCGAACGAAGACCTGGAGCATTTCCAGAATGTCGCCCGGCATCGCTATTTCAATACCAACTCCATCTGGCTCGACCTCGCGGCCGTGGAAGAAGTCGTTCTGCGCGAAGGCATGGTGCCGCTTGCGCTCATCAGGAATCGCAAGAACATCGACCCGCGCAATCTCGGCTCGCCGAAGGTCATTCAGGTCGAGACGGCAATGGGTGCGGCCATTGCCTGCTTCCCGAAGGCCTCGGCGGTTGAGGTGCCCCGAAGCCGCTTCGCGCCGGTCAAGACCACGGCGGATCTGCTGACCGTCATGTCCGACTGCTACGAATTGCGCGATGACTTCTCCCTTGCGCCGCATCCGGACCGGGCGGCGGCGTTACCGTCCGTGCGGCTGGATTCGCGCTATTACACGCGTATTGACGATTTCACGCGGCGCTTTCCGCAGGGACCTCCGTCGATGGTCGGGTGCTCCTCGCTGTGCGTCACGGGAGACGTGACCTTCGGGGACGGTGTCGTCCTGAGCGGTGACGAGAGCATTCGCGTCCATGGAGCCGCGTCGGTTTTTCGTTGA
- a CDS encoding SpoIIE family protein phosphatase, with amino-acid sequence MPRVDCHFVKRSLNGPDDECGDTGYFRIDETQCLMAEVDVLGHGPEAYEVAVMVNAFLAESGNSTLVDILQGLHRHLRGTRGCVASLCHVDLATGVMRFSGVGNIVCRIFGIEHLRMVSRDGIVGYMMSQPQEQIVQLAPGNVVMLYSDGIKEHFEVHDLPGLLTGSAKDIADRVMKHFAKGDDDASCLVMRYVA; translated from the coding sequence ATGCCCCGAGTGGACTGCCACTTTGTTAAGCGTTCCCTGAACGGACCAGACGATGAATGTGGCGACACCGGATACTTCCGGATCGATGAAACGCAGTGTCTTATGGCCGAAGTAGACGTACTCGGCCATGGTCCAGAAGCCTACGAGGTAGCGGTGATGGTCAATGCCTTTCTTGCCGAAAGCGGGAACAGTACGCTCGTAGACATTTTACAAGGGCTGCACAGGCACTTACGTGGCACACGGGGCTGCGTGGCCAGCCTGTGCCACGTGGACCTGGCCACCGGCGTGATGCGCTTTTCCGGCGTGGGAAACATCGTCTGCCGCATCTTCGGCATCGAACATCTGCGGATGGTCTCCCGGGATGGCATTGTGGGCTACATGATGAGCCAGCCGCAGGAGCAAATCGTACAACTCGCGCCGGGCAATGTGGTCATGCTGTATTCCGATGGCATCAAGGAGCACTTCGAAGTGCATGATCTTCCCGGGCTGTTGACCGGATCGGCCAAGGACATCGCGGACAGAGTGATGAAGCACTTTGCCAAGGGGGATGATGACGCATCCTGCCTGGTCATGAGGTACGTGGCGTGA
- a CDS encoding PAS domain S-box protein — protein MIVLGSISAYDADSFNNARRKILRLTEAFGFDSILCTKITTFYSELCRLERTSKMGTLLKLGLEEVNGRLALSVFFDFGCPVCPPPAILKFFGVSAAFAGKASPTLHGMLYLPNEEYSAQDYPLEDIIAMLAQPSRQELIRSITNKNAELAAEVEERQRTEAALRESEGRIQTVLEGAPDAMIMVNRAGTITYANSQAVKTFGYSREELLGSPIEILVPEEARQSHPAHVQEFFRNNADKGLSGEGNFQAQIKGGLRIATDIKLSPIKTGDEIQIIASIRDVTEQKKAQEVIKKLSQVVEQCPISVVITDRDGIIEYVNPSFCDVTGYSPEEILGHNPRILSSGKTPRSVYEDLWKTILDGQAWKGSFHNRRKNGEVYWESATIAPILNDTGKVTHFVAVKEDITERMLMEEAVRESEVKYRELVENANSIILKLDRSGNVTFFNEYAQEFFGFSEEEVLGKSIVGTIVPELESTGRDLSGMIMNIAQNPDEHANNENENIRKDGTLVWVNWTNRALLDEESGEVLGVLCVGLDITKQRKAQEERDKAARELDERNQQLGELSNKLSKYLSPQVYASIFSGARDVQLTTERKKLTVFFSDIKDFTKTTDDLQPEDLTTLLNLYFTEMSKIALEYGATIDKFIGDAMLMFFGDPQTLGITEDAKACVNMAIAMQRRMVELDEEWRDMGYEEPFRMRIGINTGYCNVGNFGSEDRMDYTIIGGEVNLAARLEAQADTGGILMSYETYALVSDIVATEAREPMTVKGIRRQVRPYAVLGLYDNLDTESRFISSQGEGLRLQLDMEKLTDERREAAVLELEKALTKLRSS, from the coding sequence GTGATCGTACTCGGGAGCATTTCGGCCTACGACGCCGACTCCTTCAACAATGCGCGCAGGAAAATCCTGAGGCTGACAGAAGCGTTCGGGTTTGATTCGATCCTGTGCACCAAGATCACGACCTTCTACTCCGAACTCTGCCGTTTGGAACGAACGTCCAAAATGGGAACCCTGCTGAAATTGGGACTCGAAGAAGTAAATGGCCGTTTGGCGTTGTCTGTCTTCTTCGATTTCGGGTGCCCCGTCTGCCCCCCTCCGGCCATCCTCAAATTTTTCGGCGTATCCGCCGCCTTCGCTGGGAAGGCGTCACCAACCCTTCATGGGATGCTGTATTTGCCAAACGAGGAATACTCGGCCCAGGACTACCCGCTTGAGGACATCATTGCCATGCTCGCGCAGCCCTCACGTCAGGAATTGATACGTAGCATAACGAACAAGAATGCCGAGTTGGCCGCAGAAGTTGAGGAACGGCAGCGCACCGAAGCCGCACTGCGCGAAAGCGAAGGGCGTATTCAGACCGTGCTGGAGGGTGCGCCCGACGCCATGATCATGGTCAACCGGGCCGGAACGATCACCTATGCCAACTCTCAGGCGGTCAAGACCTTTGGCTACTCGCGCGAGGAGTTGCTCGGCAGTCCCATCGAAATACTCGTGCCCGAAGAGGCGCGGCAGTCCCATCCGGCCCATGTGCAAGAGTTTTTCCGCAACAATGCGGACAAAGGACTTTCGGGCGAAGGCAACTTTCAAGCCCAGATCAAGGGCGGACTCCGCATCGCCACCGATATCAAGCTAAGCCCCATCAAGACCGGAGACGAGATACAGATCATCGCGTCCATCCGCGACGTGACAGAACAGAAGAAGGCCCAGGAAGTCATCAAAAAACTCTCGCAGGTGGTTGAGCAATGCCCGATTTCCGTGGTCATCACGGACCGGGATGGGATCATTGAGTACGTAAACCCGTCCTTTTGCGACGTGACGGGATACTCACCCGAGGAAATCCTGGGACACAACCCACGCATACTCAGCTCCGGAAAAACACCCAGATCCGTCTACGAAGACCTCTGGAAGACAATTCTCGACGGACAGGCCTGGAAAGGCAGCTTCCACAACCGCCGCAAGAACGGCGAGGTGTATTGGGAGAGCGCCACCATCGCGCCCATCCTCAATGACACGGGAAAAGTCACTCATTTTGTGGCGGTCAAGGAGGACATCACCGAGCGGATGCTCATGGAAGAGGCCGTACGCGAAAGCGAGGTGAAATACCGAGAACTCGTGGAAAATGCCAACAGCATCATTCTCAAGCTCGATCGGTCGGGGAACGTGACCTTCTTCAATGAATATGCCCAAGAGTTTTTTGGCTTTTCCGAAGAGGAAGTCCTCGGGAAGAGCATCGTGGGCACTATTGTGCCAGAACTGGAGTCAACGGGACGAGACTTGTCGGGCATGATCATGAATATCGCTCAAAATCCCGACGAGCACGCAAACAACGAGAACGAAAACATTCGAAAGGACGGCACGTTGGTCTGGGTGAACTGGACCAACCGAGCACTGTTGGACGAAGAGTCGGGCGAGGTGTTGGGCGTTCTGTGCGTTGGGCTCGACATCACCAAGCAACGAAAGGCCCAGGAAGAACGTGACAAGGCAGCCAGAGAACTGGATGAGCGCAATCAACAATTAGGCGAACTCTCCAACAAGCTTTCCAAATACCTCTCGCCTCAAGTCTATGCCTCCATCTTCTCCGGTGCCCGCGACGTGCAACTCACAACCGAGCGCAAGAAACTGACGGTGTTTTTCAGCGACATCAAGGATTTCACAAAAACCACGGACGACCTCCAGCCCGAAGACCTGACCACGCTGCTCAATCTCTATTTCACGGAGATGTCCAAGATTGCTCTGGAATACGGAGCGACCATAGACAAGTTCATCGGCGACGCCATGCTCATGTTCTTCGGCGACCCGCAGACCCTTGGCATTACCGAAGACGCCAAGGCCTGCGTGAACATGGCCATTGCCATGCAGCGGCGCATGGTCGAACTGGACGAAGAATGGCGGGACATGGGCTATGAAGAGCCATTCAGGATGCGCATCGGCATCAACACCGGCTACTGCAACGTTGGCAACTTCGGTTCCGAAGATAGGATGGATTACACCATCATCGGCGGCGAGGTGAATCTGGCTGCACGGCTGGAAGCCCAGGCCGATACAGGAGGCATCCTGATGTCCTATGAAACCTACGCGCTGGTCAGCGACATCGTGGCTACCGAGGCGCGAGAGCCCATGACGGTCAAGGGCATTCGCCGCCAAGTCCGTCCATACGCCGTGCTCGGCCTGTACGACAATCTGGACACTGAAAGCAGATTCATCAGCAGCCAAGGCGAAGGTTTGCGCCTGCAGCTGGACATGGAAAAACTGACGGATGAACGGCGTGAGGCCGCCGTCCTGGAGTTGGAGAAAGCCCTGACCAAGTTACGCTCTTCCTGA
- a CDS encoding TAXI family TRAP transporter solute-binding subunit translates to MTMKGGYRLSIVTIATLALIICAWSSPALAKKAYLAYGGGPVGGTFNYFANAMASYISKSYDDIEVSSEGSGGSTANLKRLDKGDVDFGIVYSGDAYLGRHGRLPEDGNKYTNVRAISYLYGAPAHLVVKKGAGYKSAMDLAGKRVAIGNAGSGAAAAAERFFRHIGIWDKIKRQNMGYSAAASAFNDGKLDAFWVFVGYPNSSVIEAAARDEIQLLNVHDDAVQTGFYDVYPFYSPVQIPAGTYRGQDGPTKSFQDAAYWCTNNVLSEDLVYRAVSCIYSPEGLNHMVAAKKTASSMTIVDGLKGVAIPVHPGAAKFWQEKGLKVPTPE, encoded by the coding sequence ATGACCATGAAAGGCGGCTACAGGCTCTCCATCGTCACCATTGCCACCCTTGCCCTGATCATCTGCGCATGGTCGTCTCCGGCCCTGGCGAAAAAGGCCTACCTCGCCTATGGCGGCGGGCCGGTCGGCGGCACATTCAACTACTTCGCCAACGCCATGGCCAGCTATATCTCCAAGAGCTACGACGACATCGAAGTGTCCTCCGAAGGTTCGGGTGGTTCCACCGCGAACCTGAAGCGGCTGGACAAGGGAGATGTAGACTTCGGCATCGTCTACTCCGGAGACGCCTACCTCGGTCGCCACGGCAGACTCCCGGAGGACGGCAACAAGTACACGAACGTACGGGCCATCTCCTACCTGTATGGAGCCCCTGCGCACCTCGTAGTGAAAAAGGGCGCGGGCTACAAGTCCGCAATGGACCTCGCCGGCAAGCGTGTCGCCATCGGCAACGCAGGCTCCGGCGCGGCAGCCGCGGCGGAACGCTTCTTCCGCCACATCGGCATCTGGGACAAGATCAAGCGCCAGAACATGGGCTACTCCGCTGCCGCATCGGCCTTCAACGACGGCAAGCTCGACGCGTTCTGGGTCTTCGTGGGATACCCCAACTCCTCGGTCATCGAGGCCGCGGCGCGCGACGAAATCCAGCTCCTCAACGTCCATGACGATGCCGTGCAGACCGGCTTCTACGACGTCTATCCCTTCTACTCGCCTGTCCAAATTCCCGCAGGCACCTACCGCGGGCAGGACGGTCCGACCAAGTCCTTCCAGGACGCCGCCTACTGGTGCACCAACAACGTCCTGTCCGAGGACCTCGTCTACCGCGCCGTATCGTGCATCTACTCGCCCGAGGGCCTGAACCACATGGTCGCCGCCAAGAAGACCGCCTCCTCCATGACCATCGTGGACGGCCTCAAGGGCGTGGCCATTCCGGTCCATCCCGGTGCGGCGAAGTTCTGGCAGGAGAAGGGCCTCAAGGTCCCCACTCCGGAATGA
- a CDS encoding PAS domain-containing protein, which produces MAIKKKSMASSMNDELATRVLDQIPTPVFAVDMDMKLIFINQQGRTLLGKESKDALGHPCYSLFHSQHCETAECRMKTAMASGEPCTARNEAKIGDRVVPIEYTAAPLTDKNGKVVGGLEYILDITERVRDEKRLREQSRTIQEISTPAISLWEGIVVLPVLGVVDSLRAKQMMNAMLTKIKETAAKTIILDIQGVAAVDTAVANHLIKITKATKLMGCRCIISGISPAVAETLVQLGIDLGDVATNSSLRDALGDAFTFMNLEVKKAK; this is translated from the coding sequence ATGGCGATCAAGAAGAAAAGCATGGCCTCATCCATGAATGACGAACTGGCAACCCGGGTTTTGGACCAAATTCCCACACCCGTTTTTGCTGTTGACATGGACATGAAGCTAATCTTCATAAATCAACAGGGTCGCACGCTACTTGGCAAAGAGTCGAAGGACGCTCTAGGCCATCCCTGCTACAGCCTCTTTCATTCGCAGCATTGCGAAACGGCTGAGTGCCGCATGAAAACGGCAATGGCTTCCGGCGAACCCTGCACCGCCAGAAACGAAGCAAAAATCGGCGACCGCGTCGTGCCCATCGAGTATACCGCCGCCCCGCTCACGGACAAGAATGGAAAGGTAGTGGGAGGCCTGGAATACATTTTGGACATCACGGAGCGAGTACGAGACGAGAAGCGACTCCGGGAGCAAAGCAGAACCATTCAGGAAATATCCACCCCCGCCATCAGCCTTTGGGAAGGCATCGTCGTGCTTCCGGTCCTCGGGGTGGTCGATTCTCTGCGCGCCAAGCAGATGATGAACGCCATGCTGACCAAGATCAAAGAGACTGCGGCCAAGACGATCATCCTGGACATCCAGGGAGTGGCCGCCGTGGATACCGCCGTAGCCAACCATCTGATCAAGATCACCAAGGCGACCAAGCTCATGGGATGCCGCTGCATCATCTCCGGCATTTCTCCGGCGGTGGCCGAAACCCTTGTACAGCTCGGGATCGACCTCGGTGATGTGGCAACCAACTCCAGCCTGCGAGACGCCCTGGGTGACGCCTTCACCTTCATGAACCTTGAAGTGAAGAAGGCGAAGTAG
- the cbiB gene encoding adenosylcobinamide-phosphate synthase CbiB, whose translation MLSTVALPVVAVVLDAAFGDPHALPHPVRALGACAVRLEDWARRLGGGLKLKGVACMSLLAIGAWCVVAGVAVLPVVGIVASVYLAYAGLAMGQLLCEARHVAGLLDTGLLDEARGALSMLVSRETAHMTEAQVRAGLAETVSENLNDGFVAPFFYLVLGGPALLWAYKAVSTLDSMWGYKTERYRDFGWGAARMDDVLAWIPARLSAVCLVGAALLCGGDVRAALRDVREHAARSASPNAGWPMAAAALLCGRSMGGPAVYFGVEHHKPHLGPEGCEWDAASIAHLLKLVRVAGFLCVVGLVCLSALALV comes from the coding sequence TTGCTTTCGACTGTCGCGCTTCCTGTTGTCGCGGTCGTACTCGATGCGGCGTTTGGTGATCCGCATGCCCTGCCGCATCCTGTGCGGGCGCTTGGTGCGTGCGCCGTTCGGTTGGAGGACTGGGCGCGTCGGTTGGGCGGAGGGCTGAAGCTCAAGGGTGTGGCGTGCATGAGCCTGCTCGCCATTGGCGCGTGGTGCGTGGTCGCCGGTGTCGCGGTCCTGCCGGTCGTCGGTATTGTGGCGTCCGTCTATCTGGCCTATGCCGGGTTGGCCATGGGGCAGCTTCTGTGCGAGGCCCGCCACGTCGCCGGTCTGCTCGATACGGGGCTGCTGGACGAGGCGCGCGGTGCGCTGTCCATGCTCGTGAGCAGGGAAACGGCGCACATGACCGAGGCGCAGGTCCGTGCCGGGCTGGCCGAGACGGTCAGCGAGAACCTCAACGACGGATTCGTCGCTCCGTTTTTCTACCTTGTGCTTGGCGGCCCGGCGCTCCTGTGGGCGTACAAGGCCGTGAGCACGCTTGATTCGATGTGGGGATACAAGACCGAACGCTATCGCGACTTCGGATGGGGCGCGGCACGCATGGATGATGTCCTGGCGTGGATTCCTGCGCGGCTTTCGGCGGTCTGCCTTGTTGGCGCGGCGCTCCTCTGTGGGGGCGATGTGCGCGCGGCGCTTCGCGACGTGCGCGAACACGCGGCCCGAAGCGCCAGCCCCAACGCCGGGTGGCCCATGGCCGCCGCGGCGCTGCTGTGCGGGCGCTCCATGGGCGGTCCGGCCGTGTATTTCGGTGTGGAACACCACAAGCCACACCTCGGCCCGGAAGGGTGCGAGTGGGACGCCGCGTCCATCGCTCATCTGCTGAAGCTCGTCCGTGTGGCGGGTTTCCTGTGCGTGGTCGGTTTGGTTTGTCTGTCGGCGCTGGCCCTTGTGTGA
- a CDS encoding C1 family peptidase, giving the protein MTNDTKRFISSLQGLLALRNATWEAGETPVSLIPDKEWKQMLGCHPGEGEPSLQEAETLARTRYRQHREMYMRAEAGTSAYPTAFDWRNVNGRNFVTPVTNQKTCGSCVAFASTATLEANVRTHVDVACNDSGSAVLPVLSPAQMFFCNNCKCSQGWNNPSAMYYAKTTGVVPEACFPYSPKDQPCKLCGNWAQQVTKVGNYTGMNDPAAMKTWLSSRGPLLTCFSVYEDFRHYKRGVYRHTSGALQGGHAVCCVGYSDALAAWLCKNSWGSGWGESGYFWIGYGECGIDATMYRVDTFDTVHPLYNDLFVRDNLSDIGQIPDNGSACSSPDIIPWGPMPQANPQAFFAGNWRSDVSRDISAGEVNYIYVRGKNLSQGPASGRIFLHWSKASMLLWPSQWGNNKLKTSAKADSVPIAVSGQGQIVVGADPFEWSPDTISGDHYCLITRIETAPHPNPIPADGDIKDFASWLLGNPAVAMRNVKVVNMADKPDLNVPVLLEAPQDMDLYVALVASNLPKGSAVRFTCGDSRAEPLLTMPKTTISDSRSFLTGMPVRLPAGFSADVVVSFWRNGQQLDTPGSISVESFYLVDEDHPLAEHGFDTATFMALTTPLEGMPKQDSITPSRMIRVGQFTIIVQ; this is encoded by the coding sequence ATGACCAACGACACGAAACGCTTCATCAGTTCGTTGCAGGGTCTGCTTGCCCTGCGAAACGCAACATGGGAAGCGGGAGAGACGCCCGTATCCCTCATTCCCGACAAAGAATGGAAACAGATGCTCGGCTGCCACCCCGGCGAGGGAGAACCATCCCTGCAGGAGGCGGAAACGCTGGCTCGAACCCGCTACCGGCAGCACAGGGAAATGTACATGAGGGCAGAGGCGGGAACGTCCGCGTATCCCACCGCCTTCGATTGGCGCAACGTGAACGGACGCAATTTCGTAACGCCCGTCACGAATCAGAAGACTTGCGGTTCGTGCGTGGCCTTCGCCTCAACGGCGACCCTCGAAGCCAACGTGCGGACCCACGTCGATGTGGCGTGCAATGATTCCGGCAGCGCGGTGCTGCCCGTTCTTTCGCCCGCACAAATGTTCTTCTGCAACAATTGCAAATGCTCGCAGGGCTGGAACAACCCCAGCGCCATGTACTACGCGAAGACCACCGGCGTGGTTCCGGAAGCCTGCTTTCCCTATTCCCCCAAGGACCAGCCCTGCAAACTCTGCGGCAATTGGGCGCAACAGGTGACCAAAGTCGGAAACTACACGGGAATGAACGATCCCGCAGCCATGAAAACGTGGTTGAGCAGCAGAGGACCGCTGCTGACATGCTTCAGCGTCTACGAGGACTTCCGCCACTACAAGAGGGGCGTCTATCGACACACGTCGGGCGCTTTGCAAGGTGGGCACGCCGTATGCTGCGTAGGCTACAGCGACGCTCTCGCAGCATGGCTGTGCAAAAACAGTTGGGGCTCAGGCTGGGGCGAGAGCGGGTATTTCTGGATCGGCTACGGCGAGTGCGGCATCGACGCGACAATGTATAGGGTAGACACCTTCGACACTGTCCATCCGCTATACAACGACCTTTTCGTTCGCGACAATCTCTCAGACATAGGCCAAATACCCGACAATGGATCGGCCTGCTCCAGCCCGGACATCATCCCGTGGGGACCGATGCCACAGGCGAACCCGCAGGCCTTCTTCGCGGGGAATTGGCGCTCGGACGTATCCCGCGACATTTCGGCCGGCGAGGTCAACTATATTTACGTACGTGGCAAGAACCTGTCTCAGGGGCCAGCCTCGGGGCGCATCTTCCTGCACTGGAGCAAGGCCAGCATGCTCCTGTGGCCTTCACAATGGGGCAACAACAAACTGAAGACCTCGGCAAAGGCGGACAGCGTGCCCATCGCCGTCTCTGGACAGGGACAAATCGTAGTGGGAGCGGACCCATTCGAATGGAGCCCCGACACGATTTCCGGAGATCATTACTGCCTCATCACCCGCATCGAAACCGCGCCCCATCCCAACCCAATCCCCGCGGACGGAGACATCAAGGACTTTGCTTCATGGCTGCTCGGCAACCCCGCCGTCGCCATGCGCAACGTCAAGGTCGTCAACATGGCCGACAAGCCGGACCTGAACGTTCCGGTGCTGCTGGAGGCCCCACAGGACATGGACCTCTATGTCGCTCTCGTCGCCAGCAATCTCCCAAAGGGAAGCGCCGTACGTTTTACCTGCGGCGACTCGCGGGCCGAACCCTTGCTGACCATGCCGAAAACCACGATTTCCGACTCCCGTTCGTTCCTGACGGGAATGCCCGTCCGGCTACCCGCCGGATTCAGCGCCGACGTCGTCGTCAGTTTCTGGCGCAACGGTCAGCAACTCGATACTCCGGGCTCCATCAGCGTTGAATCGTTCTATCTGGTCGATGAAGACCACCCGCTGGCGGAGCACGGATTCGATACCGCCACCTTCATGGCGCTGACCACGCCGCTGGAAGGTATGCCCAAACAGGATTCAATCACACCTTCCCGCATGATTCGGGTCGGACAATTCACGATCATCGTTCAGTAA
- a CDS encoding protease inhibitor I42 family protein, with protein MRKHVLRQSDDGKTVNIALGDELLLHLAENPTTGYGWEFSSPLEATGVSLLYDTFEPPTSRNDGAGGLRILTLRAQKKGQTILKLAYRRPWEREEDTPMRITFTLNIM; from the coding sequence ATGCGCAAACATGTACTTCGACAAAGCGACGACGGCAAAACCGTGAACATCGCTCTCGGCGACGAGCTGCTTCTTCATCTGGCGGAGAACCCGACCACTGGCTACGGCTGGGAATTCTCGTCCCCACTGGAAGCCACCGGGGTATCCCTTCTTTACGACACCTTCGAACCGCCGACATCCAGAAACGACGGAGCTGGCGGCCTGCGCATCCTCACCCTTCGCGCCCAGAAAAAAGGCCAAACCATCCTGAAACTCGCATACCGCCGTCCATGGGAACGCGAAGAGGATACGCCCATGCGTATCACTTTCACCCTGAATATAATGTAA
- a CDS encoding anti-sigma regulatory factor has product MMNDMAGECRVDLVDLSDTGAALSTARLMAKEAGFEETDQYLIATAVSELATNIIRYAGRGAVNIRIIQDDERTGLEVIAQDSGPGIEDIEQAMQDNYSTGNSLGLGLPGVKRIMDEFTIESRVGQGTTCTARKWRR; this is encoded by the coding sequence ATGATGAATGATATGGCCGGAGAATGCCGCGTAGATCTTGTGGACCTCTCGGATACCGGAGCGGCACTCAGTACGGCTCGGCTCATGGCCAAGGAAGCCGGCTTCGAGGAAACGGATCAGTACCTCATAGCTACCGCCGTCTCAGAACTAGCGACCAACATCATTCGCTATGCAGGACGAGGAGCCGTCAATATCCGAATCATTCAGGACGACGAGCGCACCGGACTAGAGGTTATTGCCCAGGACTCTGGACCGGGAATCGAAGATATCGAACAGGCCATGCAGGACAACTACAGTACGGGCAACAGCCTTGGTCTGGGACTGCCCGGAGTAAAACGGATCATGGACGAATTCACCATAGAATCCAGAGTTGGACAAGGAACCACGTGCACTGCGCGAAAATGGAGAAGATAA